The genomic segment AAGGCGACGATGCTCGGCGGCGAGGCGACGAAAGTGCCGGTGCTGGAGAGCGGCGACCCGGACGTGGCGGCGATGCGCGAGGCGGCCTCGCCGGAGACGGCGGCCATCCTCGTCAACACGCCGAACAACCCGACCGGCGCGGTGTACGACCGCGAGACGGTCGAGGCGCTACACGACGTCGCCGCCGAGAACGACGCCCTCCTCCTCGTCGACGAGGTGTACGACCACTTCGACTTCTCCGGCGACTTCGAGAGCGCCCTCACCCTCGACTCCGACCGGGTGCTCGTCACCTCGGGCTACTCGAAGTCGATGGCGATAACGGGCTTCCGCGTCGGCTACGCCGTCTTCCCCGAGGAACTCGTCCCCGAGGCGAAGACGCGGCACATGCTGGTGAACGTCGCAACGAACCGCCCCGGGCAGGTGGCCGTCCTCCGCGCACTCCGGGAGACGTCCCCGGACTACTACGAGGGGACCCGCGACATGCTCCGGGAGCGAATCGGCTCGTTCACCGACGCCCTCGACGCGGCGGGGGCCGCCTACACGAGTCCGCGGGGGGCGTTCTACGTGCTGGCGCGCTTCGAGGACTTCCCCGGGACGCTGTCGAACGTCGAGACGCTGATAGACGAGGCGGGCGTCGCGGGGATGCCCGGCGAGGCGTTCGGCGACGCGTACGCGGACTGGATTCGGTTCGCCCTCGTGACGCCGCGGGCGGACGAGGCGGCGTCGCGTCTCGCCGACTACTTCGCCTGAGAGACTGCCGACAGGTCGCTCCGCGGACCGACGAGTACACAAGTCCCCACCGCGTGCGTCCCGCTATGACGAACATCGACGTCGAACCCGTAGACCACGTCGAAGGCGAAGGCGACGGCTCCGACGGCGACGACGCGGCGGCCGACGACACGGAACTCTCGGTGGACGTGGAGACGCGGACGACCGACGAGACGGACCTGCCGGAGTACGTCGACGCCCCCGAGTACGTCCTCTACGGCGGGAAGGGCGGCGTCGGTAAGACGACGATGGCGGCGGCGACGGCGCTCTCCTCGGCCGCCGCCGGGACGGCCACGCTCGTCGTCTCGACGGACCCGGCGCACTCCCTCTCGGACACGCTCGGGACGCCGGTGCCCGCCGAACCCGCGCAGATACGCGACGACATGCCCCTGTACGCCGCCGAAATCGACCCCGACGAGGTTATCGAGGGCCCGTTCGCCACCGAGGAGGGCGCGGGCGGGTTCGACGCCGCCGACCTGGACGCGGACGACAACCCCTTCGAGGACGACGGCGACGACGCCGCGAACGACGGCCCGTTCGGCGGGCCGGGCGGACAGGCCGGCGACGCCGGCGCTGGGAACCCCTTCGGGATGGACATGGGCGGGATGGAGGACGTCCTCGGCGACATGATGGGGCCGGGGTCGATGCCCGGCGCGGACGAGGCGGCGGCGATGCAGCAGTTGGTGGCGTACCTCGACGACCCGCGGTTCGACCGCGTCGTCGTGGACACCGCGCCGACGGGCCACACGCTCCGCCTGTTGGAGTTGCCCGAACTGATGGACTCGATGCTCGGCCGCATCGCCCGCATGCGCCAGAAGTTCTCCGGGATGATGGACAACCTCAAGGGGATGTTCGGCGCGGGGGGCCCCCAGCAGGCGGGGATGGCGGACTTGGACGAGTTGCGCGAGCGAATCGAACGCCTGCGCGCGGTCCTCCGCGACCCGGAGCGGACCGACTTCCGCGTCGTGATGATACCCGAGGAGATGAGCGTCGTCGAGTCGAAACGCCTCGTCGACCGACTCGACGACTACGACATCCCGGTGCAGACGCTCGTCGTCAACCGCGTCATGGAGAACCTCGCGGACGTGACGACGACGCCCGTCGACTCGGAGTGGGTCGTCTCGCCGAACCTCGAGGAGTGCGAGTTCTGTCAGCGGCGGTGGAGAGTCCAGCAGAACGCCCTCCAGCGTGCGACCGACCTGTTCCGCGGGCGGAACGTCAAGCGCGTGCCCCTCCTCGCCGACGAGGTGAGCGGCGAGGCGGCCCTGCGCGTCGTCGCCGCCTGTCTGGCGTAGGTCCGATCTGGAGTCCCTCCTATCAGCGGTGATATTCGGTACCAAGCTTTATCAACGTACTCGGTGACGGAGAGTCGAAAGTGGGGGATTACCACTTTTTCGACGACAGGTGCAAACATGCTACGACGTATTCAGAGGCTCTTTCGGGGCGCGAGACGCGACCCGTCAGAGATGGGAAACGACGCACAGAGGGGGACAGCGAGGGGAAAAACGAAGGGTGACCTGCGGAACGACGGCGGTGCCGTAACGGCGCAACCGACAGACGGCGCCGACGACCGGGCCGACGTAGAATTGCTCGTCGAGTACCAGTCCGCCGTCCTCGACAGTCTCGGGCGGGACGCTGAACGCCTCGCGAAGGGGGACCTGACCGTGACGTTCGACCTCCCCGACCCGCCGACGGACTCGGGCGCTCTGACGGACGCGCAGGCCGACTTCGACCGTTTCGCGGGCGACCTACGGACGGCGACAGAGAACGTCCGCGCCGTCGTCGACGACGCCACCGCGGTGTCCGAGGGCGTCGCCGTCGCGGGCGAACGGGTCGGGTCGACGACGGAGGAGGTGACGAACTCCATCGAGGAGATAGAGTCCTCGACGACGGAACTCGCGACGGGGGTGGACGGACTCGCGGACCAGTCCGAGGAGGTGACCGAGACGGTGGCCGACCTCTCGGCCTCCATCGAGGAGATAACGGCCTCGACGGAGACGATTCGACGGCAGTCCGACGAGACGACCAGCATCGCCGCCGAGGGGGAAGCGGAGGTCGACCGGGCGCTCACGCGAATCCGGACGGCGACGGAGTCGTCGGCCTCGGCGGCCGACGAGATGGACCAACTGGAGACGCGCATCGCCCGCGTCGAGGAGATACTCGACGTCATCGCCGGCATCGCCGACCAGACGAACCTGCTCGCACTCAACGCGAACATCGAGGCGGCGCGGGCGGGCGACGCCGGCGAGGGGTTCGCCGTCGTCGCGAACGAGGTCAAGACGCTGGCGACCGACTCGCAGGCGTCGGCGGACGAGATAACGAGCATCATCGAGGACCTCCGCGACCAGACCAACAGGGTCACCGACCGCATCCGGCAGGCGAACGACGAGATACGCGACGGGACGACGGCAGTCGCCGACGCGGCGACGACGCTGGACACGGTCCGCGAGACGGTCGACGCCACCGACGACGGCCTCGAAGAGATAGCCGAGGCGGTGTCGCGACAGGCCGACAACGCGCAGGCGGTGAGCACGCTGGTCGACGACGTCTCGACCACCGCGAACCAGATGAGCGCCTCGCTCCAGCAGGTGGCCGCCGGGGTGGACGAACAGACGACGGCGATGGACGCCGTCGCACAGGTCGCGGTGGGCCTCGGCGACGACGGCGAACTGCTCCACGAACTGGTCGACGCGTTCAAAGTCGACGACGACGAGTCGGCCGCCCTCGACGAGGTGGACCTCGACGCGGCGGAGACGAACATCGAGGCGGAGTCGGAACTACTCGAAGAGGTCTAGCGCTCTCACGCGAGTTTTCTGAGGTAGCTGTACGCCGTGTCGAGCCACGAACGCGGGAGGAAGCGCGCAAGCGCGGCGACGCGCGCGGGCGTGCCGGGGTAGTAGCGAGCGCGGGGTTTCGTCGAGGACGCGGCGTCGACGATGTCCTCCGCGACCCGTTCGGGGGGGATGGCCGCCGGCCCGCCGCCGCCGAGCAGTTGCGTGTCCGAGAGCAGTTCGTAGAACGACTCGTACGCGCCCGAGCGCTCGATACCGGGAATCTCCTCGCCGCCGTCCACCTCCGTCTCGACGCGGTCCGTGAAGTTCGTGGCGACAGGCCCCGGTTGGACGAGGACGGCGTCCACGTCGTACTCCGCCACCTCGTTCCGGAGCGCGTCGGTCATCGCGCCGAGCGCCGACTTCGACCCGGCGTAGACGCCGCCGCCGGGGAAGGAGATGTCGCCGGCGACGCTGGAGACGTTCACGACGGTGCCCTCGCCCTGCCGGCGCATGTGGGGCAGGGCGGCGCGAATCAGGCGATGCGGGCCGTAGACGTTCACGTCGAACTGTCGGTGGACTTGTTCGGTCGGCACGTCTTCCAGCGGGCCGAACTGGCCGTAGCCCGCGTTGTTGACGACGCAGGTGAGATGTCCCTCCTCCTCGACGATTCGGTCGACGACGCGTTCGACGTCGTCGTCGTCGGTCACGTCGAGCGTCGCCAACTCACAGCCCTTCTCGCCCAGCGTCTCGATGTCTGCCGGGTTGCGGGCCGTCGCGTAGACGCGCCAGTCCTCCTCGAGGAACGACAGCGCGGTGGCGCGACCGATGCCGGACGAACAGCCGGTGATGAGGACCGTCTTCGGATGCACGTTCACGCTGTCTCCCCGCGGCGAGTTAATTGTACGCGGTTCGGCGACGGCGTGCGACGCGGCCGCAGCGACTGCCTATCGGTACTCTGCCTTCGCCTCGTCGGCGTACGCGTCCGCTCGCCGGGTCGGTTCCGGGAGCTTGTAGCCGCCGCAGAGGCGAGAGACGAGGTCCGTCGCCGTCGGCACGGAGACGCGGTGGCCGGGGCTGACGTACAGCGGGTTGATTATCGGCTCCGAGTCGTACTGCCGGGACTGGTAGGCGTGGCCGATGACCTCGCCGGGGTCGGCGTTCTCGACGGTGTCGTCGGCGACGACGTCGGTCCGCCAGCCCTCGGGGCGGCCGTCCACGTCCTCGGTCGGGCGGCCGCACAGCAGGCTCTTGGCGACGCCGACGCTCGGCCTGTCGAAGACGACGCCGAGGTGGGTGGCGAGGCCGGCCTGCCTGAAGTGGATCCGGCCGCTACCGTCGAACAGCAGCAGGTCCGGGTCGCAGGAGAGTTTCTCGAGGGCGGCGACGATGGGCCCGCCCTCGCGGAAGGAGAGCAGACCGGGGACGTACGGGATTTCGAGGTCTGTCACGGCGTGGACGCGTTCGACTACGGTGTCGCCGCGGGAGACGACGACGGCGCTCACGCCTCTGTCGCCGAGGAACGCCTGGTCGACGCCCGCGACGAGGGGTCGCTCGCCGGTCAGCGACGCCTCGGTGCCGAGCGACACGTCGCGCGGGTCGAAGTCGAACGCGTCGGTCCAGTCGGCGGCCGCGGCGACGTCGAACTGGAGCGTCTCCATCTCCTCGCGGGAGAGCGCGGGGTCGGGGAGGAACTCGGGGCGGACGGGTCGCATCGGTCAGAACCTGCGGCCGGGGCCGCCCATCCCGCCGCCGCCACCGCCGCCGCCGAAGGAGAGCTTGTTCGGCACGCGGAAGCGACCTTTGACCCGGCGGCCGTACGCCAGTCCGATGACGAGGCCGACGAGGTGGGCGAAGTGGGCGACGTTGCCCTGTCCGAGGTTGCCCGCCGCGCCGGGTTGGAGGAAGAACACCACCGAGATGCCCGCGAACCCGAGGGTGAACAGCCAGAGCGGGACCGGGATGAGGAAGTAGAGGTATATCTTCAGGCTCGGGTTCAGCACGGTGAGGACGCCGAGGACGGCGAATATCGCGCCGGAGGCGCCGAGGACGGCCGTCGGGACGCCGGGTTCGAGGAGTATCCCGATACCGACGTGCGACAGGCCTGCGAGGATACCGCTCCCGAGGAACAGCGCGGCGAACTTCCGGGAGCCGATGTACTTCTCGACGAGTGGGCCGAAGAAGTACAGCACGATGCTGTTGCCGACGATGTGGAAGAAGTTGTACGGACTGTGGGCGAAGACGGACGTGAACCACGTCCAGACGTAGAACGGATTCGACGAGGAGAGCGCGAAGATGTCGATGAACGTCCGCTGACCGGCGAGGAGGAGGACGACCCACTCCAGGGCGAACGTCACCCACATCAGGCCGAGGAAGACGAACGCCATGTTGTCGCGGAAGTAGCCCAACGGGCCGCCGGTGCTGGTCAGTCGCTCGACGACGCCTTCGGAACCGCCGGCGTCGTTCACCGAGTCGTCGAAACCGCTGTCGAACACCCCCGAGGGGTCGTCCCACTCCGAGAGGCCGGGACAGGCGTGGTTCTCCGGCAGTCGGTGCTCCGCGCAGAACGTCTGCCCGCACCGCCGACACTGGTACGGCAGATTCTCGTGCTTCCCACACTCGTCGCACGTAGCCATTGTGCAGGGCTAGTCGCGGCGGGCTAAAAGCGGTTCCCCTCTCGCGTCCGGCGGTCGCACAGGCGGTTCCCGGGGGCGTCGCCGGTCTCGGGCGCGCGGGCCGTCAGGCGTCGCCGTCGGCGACGGGGTCCGTCCCGTCCGTTCCCGTCCCCTCGGTGGCGTCGCCGCCCGGACGGTAGTTGCTCGGGACGACCGTCGCGTGTGCGATGCCGACGCGGTCGTCGCGGTCGGTGGGCTGTTTCGTTGCCATCTCTACTCGAACGTTGCCGCGCCACCGCCTAATAATTACCCATGCGCATAATTCATTCCGAACGCGGGAACGGATAACTCGTGCGTATGACTCCCGGCGGCGACTCGGCGCGCGTCGGGGGCGGCGCCGTCGCTGGCGGCGTGAAAAAACGGAGAGAGGGCGGTTACGCGAAGTTCTCTTCGTAGAGGTCCATCGCGTGTTCGATGGCGTCCTTGGCGGCCTGCGCGTCCTCCCAACCGAGCGTCTCGACTTCCTTGCCCTTCTCGAGGTTCTTGTACGTCTCGAAGAACTCCGCAATCTCGCGCTTCTGCTGGTCCGAGAGGTCGTCGACGTCCTGCACGTCGTCGTAGCGCGGGTCCTCGGTGGGGACGGCGATGACCTTGTCGTCCTTCTCGCCGTCGTCGTCCATGCCCATCAGCGCGACGGGGCGGGCCTCGATGACGCACCCGGGGAACGTCTGGTCCTCGACGAGGACGAGGACGTCGAAGGGGTCTTCGTCGTCGTAGTACGTCTGCGGCATGAAACCGTAGTCGGAGGGATAGTGGACGTTGGAGTGGAGCACTCGGTCGAGGACGACGCCGGGGACGTCCTTGTCGTACTCGTACTTGTTGCGCTCTCCCTTCAGGCACTCGACGACCGCGTAGACCACGTCGGGTGCGTCGGGACCGGTCTCCAAGTCTTCCCAGAGATTCGTCATACGTCTTGCCTCTCGCACAACGCGGAAAAAGTCCTTTCGCATCCCGTACTGACGGGCGACCGCACACGCGCAGGTGAAAACCACCGGACAGTCGTTGCTGAACTGCCTAGCGGACGTGGAATAATCCCCGTGGAATCTCCGGGTCGTATCGATTAATGAACGGATAAGCGCACAGATAGTCGAAATGAGGCATCAGCGACGGTTACTGTGTATCGTCGTCCTGAAATCATCTCGGGGGAATCCCGAAATAATCTCTGCAACAAAGCGTCAGTTGAGAAGCGTTAAATAGTTAGGTGACATTTCCCCGACTATGTCAGAGGCACAAACAGTCAACGACTCGGGCCTGGCACGCGATCTGACCGCGTTCCAGCAGAACATCCTCGTCATCCTGGCCGAGGAACCGATGTACGGACTCGCTATCAAGCGCAATCTCGAAGACTACTACGGGACGGAGGTCAACCACGGCCGCCTGTACCCCAACCTCGACGACCTGGTCGAGATGGGTCTCGTAGAGAAGAGCGAACTCGACAAGCGGACGAACCAGTACGAACTGACCGAGAAGGGCCACGACGCGGTCCTCGACCGCTTCGCGTGGATGCTCGACAAGTTCGTCACCGACGAGACGCGCGCGGACGAAGTGCGCGAACTCATCGACGCCAACCTGTAACGACGACGCGACCGAAGGGAGAGTTCGTCAGAACTCGGGCACGTCCGCGTCGGCGGCTTCGAACACGCGTTCGACGCTCTCGCGGACGACGGTTTCCTGTTTTTTCGACGGCCACGCGTTCCGTGGATAGTACTCCGTGAGGAACTCCTGTATCTCGTCGCGCGAGGCGGCGTCGGCCCGGCGCAGGTAGTGGTTGCCCATGAAGTCCGCGAAGATACGGGCGTTCGCGGCGTGCGTCGCGCCGTCCTCCGCCTCGACGGCGTCGACGAGTTCGGCGTTGTGTTCCTCGACGGCGTCCCAGTCGCCGTCCACGTCGGCCCCGGTCAGCGGAATCTCGTACGCCCGGCCGGTGTCCTCGATGCGTTCGACGCGGACGACGCCATCGTCCATCCACTCGGCGGGGTGCAGTACCAGCGTCTCGTCCTCCTCGCGGATGCGGGACGTGAAGTCGTGGTCGGCCAGCATCTCCGCGCGCCGGCCGCGGTACGCCGCCGCCTCGTTCTCGTCCACCGCGTCGCGGGCGAGTCGGGTCAGGCGCGCCGCGCCGTCCACGACGGCCTCGGGTAGTTCGCCCGTCTCGCTGTCTGCCGCCTCGCCGTCCGTCGCTTCGCCGTCTCTCCGTGTCTCCTCATGCATGGTCGAGGGCCTCGTTCGCTAGTGAGTCGGCGCGGTCGTTTATCTCTCGCGGAACGTGTTCGAGCGACCACCGGTCGAACTTCTCCAGCAGTTCGCGGACGCGCACGCGACGTTCGCGGAGTTCGGGGTTGTTCGTGTCGTACTCGCCGCGCACCTGTTTGACGAT from the Halogeometricum rufum genome contains:
- a CDS encoding PadR family transcriptional regulator is translated as MSEAQTVNDSGLARDLTAFQQNILVILAEEPMYGLAIKRNLEDYYGTEVNHGRLYPNLDDLVEMGLVEKSELDKRTNQYELTEKGHDAVLDRFAWMLDKFVTDETRADEVRELIDANL
- a CDS encoding DUF7108 domain-containing protein, with amino-acid sequence MHEETRRDGEATDGEAADSETGELPEAVVDGAARLTRLARDAVDENEAAAYRGRRAEMLADHDFTSRIREEDETLVLHPAEWMDDGVVRVERIEDTGRAYEIPLTGADVDGDWDAVEEHNAELVDAVEAEDGATHAANARIFADFMGNHYLRRADAASRDEIQEFLTEYYPRNAWPSKKQETVVRESVERVFEAADADVPEF
- a CDS encoding pyridoxal phosphate-dependent aminotransferase: MGDDAYDEPLFFQVMQYAARADRDVVGMVSGDPDWEPPQALRDGLREYADADSDQFQYPPSEGLRELRAEIAERRNVDPARVVVTNGAGEANYLTMARAMERGSGSEFLLTDPVYPYYPGKATMLGGEATKVPVLESGDPDVAAMREAASPETAAILVNTPNNPTGAVYDRETVEALHDVAAENDALLLVDEVYDHFDFSGDFESALTLDSDRVLVTSGYSKSMAITGFRVGYAVFPEELVPEAKTRHMLVNVATNRPGQVAVLRALRETSPDYYEGTRDMLRERIGSFTDALDAAGAAYTSPRGAFYVLARFEDFPGTLSNVETLIDEAGVAGMPGEAFGDAYADWIRFALVTPRADEAASRLADYFA
- a CDS encoding rhomboid family intramembrane serine protease produces the protein MATCDECGKHENLPYQCRRCGQTFCAEHRLPENHACPGLSEWDDPSGVFDSGFDDSVNDAGGSEGVVERLTSTGGPLGYFRDNMAFVFLGLMWVTFALEWVVLLLAGQRTFIDIFALSSSNPFYVWTWFTSVFAHSPYNFFHIVGNSIVLYFFGPLVEKYIGSRKFAALFLGSGILAGLSHVGIGILLEPGVPTAVLGASGAIFAVLGVLTVLNPSLKIYLYFLIPVPLWLFTLGFAGISVVFFLQPGAAGNLGQGNVAHFAHLVGLVIGLAYGRRVKGRFRVPNKLSFGGGGGGGGMGGPGRRF
- a CDS encoding SDR family oxidoreductase, encoding MHPKTVLITGCSSGIGRATALSFLEEDWRVYATARNPADIETLGEKGCELATLDVTDDDDVERVVDRIVEEEGHLTCVVNNAGYGQFGPLEDVPTEQVHRQFDVNVYGPHRLIRAALPHMRRQGEGTVVNVSSVAGDISFPGGGVYAGSKSALGAMTDALRNEVAEYDVDAVLVQPGPVATNFTDRVETEVDGGEEIPGIERSGAYESFYELLSDTQLLGGGGPAAIPPERVAEDIVDAASSTKPRARYYPGTPARVAALARFLPRSWLDTAYSYLRKLA
- a CDS encoding endonuclease V — protein: MRPVRPEFLPDPALSREEMETLQFDVAAAADWTDAFDFDPRDVSLGTEASLTGERPLVAGVDQAFLGDRGVSAVVVSRGDTVVERVHAVTDLEIPYVPGLLSFREGGPIVAALEKLSCDPDLLLFDGSGRIHFRQAGLATHLGVVFDRPSVGVAKSLLCGRPTEDVDGRPEGWRTDVVADDTVENADPGEVIGHAYQSRQYDSEPIINPLYVSPGHRVSVPTATDLVSRLCGGYKLPEPTRRADAYADEAKAEYR
- a CDS encoding methyl-accepting chemotaxis protein, producing MGNDAQRGTARGKTKGDLRNDGGAVTAQPTDGADDRADVELLVEYQSAVLDSLGRDAERLAKGDLTVTFDLPDPPTDSGALTDAQADFDRFAGDLRTATENVRAVVDDATAVSEGVAVAGERVGSTTEEVTNSIEEIESSTTELATGVDGLADQSEEVTETVADLSASIEEITASTETIRRQSDETTSIAAEGEAEVDRALTRIRTATESSASAADEMDQLETRIARVEEILDVIAGIADQTNLLALNANIEAARAGDAGEGFAVVANEVKTLATDSQASADEITSIIEDLRDQTNRVTDRIRQANDEIRDGTTAVADAATTLDTVRETVDATDDGLEEIAEAVSRQADNAQAVSTLVDDVSTTANQMSASLQQVAAGVDEQTTAMDAVAQVAVGLGDDGELLHELVDAFKVDDDESAALDEVDLDAAETNIEAESELLEEV
- a CDS encoding inorganic diphosphatase gives rise to the protein MTNLWEDLETGPDAPDVVYAVVECLKGERNKYEYDKDVPGVVLDRVLHSNVHYPSDYGFMPQTYYDDEDPFDVLVLVEDQTFPGCVIEARPVALMGMDDDGEKDDKVIAVPTEDPRYDDVQDVDDLSDQQKREIAEFFETYKNLEKGKEVETLGWEDAQAAKDAIEHAMDLYEENFA
- a CDS encoding ArsA family ATPase; amino-acid sequence: MTNIDVEPVDHVEGEGDGSDGDDAAADDTELSVDVETRTTDETDLPEYVDAPEYVLYGGKGGVGKTTMAAATALSSAAAGTATLVVSTDPAHSLSDTLGTPVPAEPAQIRDDMPLYAAEIDPDEVIEGPFATEEGAGGFDAADLDADDNPFEDDGDDAANDGPFGGPGGQAGDAGAGNPFGMDMGGMEDVLGDMMGPGSMPGADEAAAMQQLVAYLDDPRFDRVVVDTAPTGHTLRLLELPELMDSMLGRIARMRQKFSGMMDNLKGMFGAGGPQQAGMADLDELRERIERLRAVLRDPERTDFRVVMIPEEMSVVESKRLVDRLDDYDIPVQTLVVNRVMENLADVTTTPVDSEWVVSPNLEECEFCQRRWRVQQNALQRATDLFRGRNVKRVPLLADEVSGEAALRVVAACLA